Proteins from one Anaeromusa acidaminophila DSM 3853 genomic window:
- a CDS encoding aldo/keto reductase, with product MKKSCLSGKATEEGTRALAERYGVERYRRLGRSGLLVSQAGFGSYRVDAAIAAHKDALRAALQRGINLIDTSSNYADGGSERLIGEVLTELVQAGDVRRDEVVLVSKAGYLQNSNLRLRQERLQAGKDFPEVVSYAPTLEHCIHPDFLEEQLERSLRRLQLTCLDGFLLHNPEYYLLWALQQGGDVAAARAEYVRRLKQAFSWLEKAVQQGRIAWYGISSNTFPRPAGDPQRTPLDKVWQAACLVGGAEHHFAFVQFPCNLLEPAAAMLPAWPQEQTLLEYAAALDLGVLINRPLNAIQEGDLIRLDEEVYDAEGRSAARRFYEDAAKLNSSWGEAPHLRHLALRALRSAQGVTVILVGMRRTAYVADVLAELERKPPEISNRETWMRVKALRERT from the coding sequence ATGAAAAAAAGCTGTTTGAGTGGTAAAGCGACTGAGGAAGGAACTCGTGCCTTGGCTGAGCGATACGGGGTCGAGCGGTATCGCCGCTTGGGACGCAGCGGCTTGCTGGTTAGCCAGGCCGGCTTTGGCAGCTATCGGGTAGATGCGGCGATAGCCGCCCATAAAGATGCCTTGCGTGCGGCTTTGCAACGCGGTATTAATCTCATTGATACCAGCTCTAACTATGCGGATGGCGGCTCGGAACGGCTCATTGGCGAAGTGCTGACAGAGTTAGTTCAGGCTGGCGATGTGCGCCGAGACGAAGTAGTACTTGTTTCTAAAGCCGGTTATTTGCAAAACAGCAATCTGCGGCTGCGCCAAGAACGGCTGCAGGCAGGTAAGGATTTTCCAGAGGTGGTTTCCTATGCGCCGACGTTGGAGCATTGTATTCACCCCGACTTTCTGGAAGAGCAGCTGGAACGCAGTTTGCGGCGGTTGCAGCTAACCTGTTTGGATGGATTTTTGCTGCACAATCCGGAATATTATCTTTTGTGGGCTTTGCAGCAAGGCGGTGATGTTGCAGCGGCGCGGGCGGAGTATGTGCGCCGCCTCAAGCAAGCTTTTTCCTGGCTGGAAAAGGCGGTGCAGCAAGGGCGTATTGCTTGGTATGGAATCAGCTCCAACACCTTCCCGCGGCCTGCAGGCGACCCGCAGCGGACGCCGTTGGACAAAGTATGGCAAGCGGCTTGTTTGGTCGGCGGTGCAGAGCATCATTTTGCGTTTGTTCAATTTCCGTGCAATCTTTTGGAACCGGCCGCGGCGATGCTGCCAGCGTGGCCTCAGGAGCAGACTCTGCTGGAGTATGCAGCCGCCTTGGATTTGGGTGTGTTGATCAATCGGCCCTTAAACGCGATCCAAGAAGGCGATTTGATCCGCTTGGATGAAGAGGTATACGACGCAGAAGGGCGATCGGCGGCGCGGCGTTTTTACGAAGACGCGGCGAAACTTAATTCGTCCTGGGGAGAGGCGCCCCATTTGCGACATTTGGCGCTGCGCGCCTTGCGGTCGGCGCAAGGAGTGACCGTCATTTTGGTGGGCATGCGCCGGACAGCCTATGTGGCGGATGTGCTGGCTGAACTGGAACGTAAGCCGCCTGAGATAAGCAATAGAGAAACCTGGATGCGCGTTAAAGCGTTGCGGGAAAGAACGTAA